A region from the Campylobacter blaseri genome encodes:
- a CDS encoding prepilin-type N-terminal cleavage/methylation domain-containing protein: MRRNILKAFTLIELIVVIIVVGILAAIAIPKIDKNVMIEASDQVAGHLRYAQHLAMMDDKFDPTDPTWFRERWTLEFTTFGGGDIRYSIYSDLTKSGNLNSPTEVARDPQNPEKYLSAGWSGISDADKDKTNNNFNLTKKFSITNVSFGDTCNNNRNLSISFDKKGRPYLKASVGTSRNPMDRILTQDCNITLTNSAGQNAIITVYKESGFVEVISVPTN, translated from the coding sequence ATGAGAAGAAATATACTTAAAGCTTTTACGCTAATTGAACTAATTGTAGTTATTATTGTAGTTGGGATACTGGCTGCCATAGCTATTCCTAAAATCGATAAAAATGTCATGATAGAAGCATCTGATCAGGTTGCTGGACACTTAAGATATGCACAGCATCTTGCTATGATGGATGATAAATTTGATCCAACAGATCCAACTTGGTTTAGAGAGAGATGGACTTTGGAATTTACTACTTTTGGCGGTGGTGATATTAGATATAGCATATACAGCGATCTTACAAAAAGTGGAAATTTAAATTCCCCTACAGAGGTTGCAAGAGATCCTCAAAATCCTGAAAAATATTTAAGTGCTGGATGGTCTGGGATATCAGATGCCGATAAGGATAAAACAAATAACAACTTCAATCTTACAAAGAAATTTAGTATTACAAATGTTTCTTTTGGTGATACTTGTAACAATAATCGCAATCTATCTATATCTTTTGATAAAAAAGGTCGCCCTTATCTAAAAGCCTCTGTTGGCACTTCCCGCAATCCTATGGATAGAATTTTAACCCAAGATTGCAATATAACTTTAACAAATAGTGCTGGTCAAAATGCGATTATAACTGTTTATAAAGAGTCAGGTTTTGTGGAGGTTATATCTGTTCCTACAAATTAA
- a CDS encoding ArnT family glycosyltransferase, with translation MDSIFLGHRNLKLMKKAKFTINKDLYFILIFAVNLAVLLFGISNLSISYYEAEIFFNEKNFVSLIANVSCKIFGQNDYSLRLPFLLIHFINSILMYKLSKKILKRRVDRIACLTLYMFLPGIIASAILVNFAGILIFFTLLFIYLYEIKKDIFALFVLITTVFIDKSFLVLYLGVFFYSIYYKNRPFCILSFLLFIISIIFYDFDIGGKPKGFFADTIGIYAAVFSPFLFLFFVYAIYRIWVKEEKTLLWFIVVTAFCSSLLLSLRQRVELDEFLPYVVISIPLLVKTFYNSYRIRLPNFRRKHKYVAIFTIIVLIFSSSILVFNQILYLNIFKNEPKKHFIYKYDIVKELALNLKNIGIQELNILDEELALRLEFYGVKPNLNNDMVLTEFYIEKPKYNILIYKFSNNIDKFYIF, from the coding sequence TTGGATAGTATTTTTTTGGGACATAGAAATTTAAAACTTATGAAAAAAGCTAAATTTACAATAAATAAAGATTTATATTTTATTTTAATCTTTGCAGTAAATTTAGCTGTATTGTTATTTGGAATTTCAAATTTAAGCATATCATATTATGAGGCTGAAATTTTTTTTAATGAAAAAAATTTTGTAAGTCTTATAGCCAATGTATCTTGTAAAATTTTTGGACAAAACGATTATTCTTTAAGGTTGCCATTTTTATTAATCCATTTTATTAACTCGATATTGATGTATAAACTCTCAAAGAAGATATTAAAAAGAAGAGTTGATAGAATAGCATGTCTTACTTTATATATGTTTCTTCCTGGTATTATTGCTAGTGCAATACTAGTAAATTTTGCTGGTATTTTGATATTTTTTACACTGCTTTTTATATATTTATATGAGATTAAAAAAGATATTTTTGCTTTATTTGTACTTATAACTACTGTTTTTATAGATAAATCTTTTTTGGTTTTATATTTAGGAGTATTTTTTTATTCTATATATTATAAAAATAGACCTTTTTGTATATTATCATTTTTATTATTTATAATCTCTATTATTTTTTATGATTTTGATATAGGTGGCAAGCCAAAGGGATTTTTTGCCGATACTATTGGTATATATGCGGCAGTTTTTTCACCATTTTTATTTCTATTTTTTGTTTATGCTATTTATAGAATTTGGGTTAAGGAAGAAAAAACATTACTATGGTTTATAGTTGTAACGGCTTTTTGCTCAAGTCTGTTGCTCTCTTTAAGACAAAGAGTTGAACTAGATGAGTTTTTGCCATATGTTGTTATTTCCATACCGCTACTAGTTAAAACATTTTATAACTCTTATAGGATAAGACTACCTAATTTTAGAAGAAAACATAAATATGTAGCTATTTTTACAATTATAGTTTTGATATTTAGTTCATCTATTTTAGTTTTTAATCAAATTTTATATCTAAATATTTTTAAAAATGAACCAAAAAAACATTTTATATATAAATATGATATTGTAAAAGAGCTAGCCTTAAATTTAAAAAATATTGGTATTCAAGAGCTTAATATTTTAGATGAGGAGTTGGCTTTGAGATTGGAGTTTTATGGAGTTAAGCCAAACTTAAACAATGACATGGTATTAACAGAATTTTATATTGAAAAACCAAAATATAACATTTTAATTTATAAATTTAGCAATAATATAGATAAATTTTATATTTTTTGA
- a CDS encoding phosphoribosyltransferase, translated as MKNYSYEEFKKDIKKLGKMANDDFKPQAFLAIARGGMTMGHFLANGLKNRNLFSLNSIHYDDTKKLNTVEVFNIPNLDKFNRVLLVDDIIDSGESMVEILRILKERFPKVEFKIATLFYKDRALVTPEYFIKKADDWIVFFWDIEI; from the coding sequence ATGAAGAATTATAGTTATGAAGAATTTAAGAAAGATATCAAAAAATTAGGCAAAATGGCTAATGATGATTTTAAACCTCAAGCATTTTTAGCAATAGCAAGAGGCGGAATGACAATGGGGCATTTTTTAGCAAATGGGTTAAAAAATAGAAATTTATTTTCACTCAATTCAATTCACTATGATGATACAAAAAAACTAAACACGGTTGAAGTATTTAACATACCAAATTTAGATAAATTTAATAGGGTCTTGTTGGTAGATGATATAATTGATAGTGGCGAAAGCATGGTTGAAATTTTAAGAATTTTGAAAGAAAGATTTCCAAAAGTAGAATTTAAAATTGCTACTTTATTTTATAAAGATAGGGCGCTAGTTACACCTGAATATTTTATAAAAAAAGCAGATGATTGGATAGTATTTTTTTGGGACATAGAAATTTAA
- a CDS encoding NCS2 family permease — protein MEKLFKLKENGTSIFQEFNAGFTTFLTMLYIVPVNAIIMSSAGMPLDALLSATALITIFATILNGVWSNTPVAMSVGMGLNAYFTFGLVVGMQIPWQTALGVVFLSGIIFVALSFTNFRIWVLKSIPMDLRRAISAGIGTFISFIGLQQMGIIAKNDATLVALGDLSNAGAIVGVIGLFLVILFWAINIKGSFILAIISTSIIAWIFKLAPTPTEFFSLPSSISPIFFELDIISALSLSLLPVIITFFITDLFDSLGTLSGVGNRANIFKEDSKDGDIKLQKTLEIDAVATVAGSLAGVSTTTAFAESASGVEAGGRTGLTAVFTGLLFLLTLFMLPFFKSIPSNAIYPVLVMVGVLMFSELTKINFEDKAISIAVFFIVILMPLTYSITTGLAFGFIAYFFVKLIKREFKDINLGIIVLAIISVLSFVIKFVE, from the coding sequence ATGGAAAAATTGTTTAAATTAAAGGAAAATGGTACAAGCATTTTTCAAGAGTTTAATGCAGGCTTTACAACATTTTTAACTATGCTTTATATAGTCCCTGTAAATGCGATAATTATGAGCAGTGCAGGAATGCCACTAGATGCACTTTTAAGCGCAACAGCTTTAATTACTATATTTGCTACTATTTTAAATGGAGTTTGGTCAAATACTCCTGTTGCTATGAGTGTTGGAATGGGACTTAATGCCTATTTTACATTTGGTCTTGTAGTAGGTATGCAAATTCCATGGCAAACCGCTCTTGGGGTTGTGTTTTTAAGTGGTATTATTTTTGTTGCTTTATCGTTTACAAACTTTAGAATTTGGGTATTAAAAAGCATACCAATGGATCTAAGAAGAGCAATTAGCGCTGGTATTGGAACTTTTATAAGCTTTATAGGGCTTCAACAAATGGGGATTATAGCTAAAAATGATGCAACATTAGTCGCACTTGGAGATTTAAGCAATGCAGGCGCTATCGTTGGAGTTATTGGGCTTTTTTTAGTTATTTTATTTTGGGCAATCAATATAAAAGGTTCATTTATATTGGCAATTATCTCAACTTCAATAATCGCTTGGATATTTAAATTAGCACCAACACCAACTGAGTTTTTCTCTCTTCCATCTTCAATTTCTCCTATCTTTTTTGAACTAGATATTATCTCAGCCCTTTCCTTGTCACTACTTCCTGTTATAATTACATTTTTTATAACTGATTTATTTGATTCACTTGGAACACTTTCAGGAGTTGGAAATAGGGCAAATATATTCAAAGAAGACTCAAAAGATGGCGATATTAAGTTGCAAAAAACATTAGAGATTGACGCTGTTGCTACAGTTGCTGGTTCTTTAGCTGGTGTTTCTACAACTACTGCTTTTGCAGAGAGCGCAAGCGGGGTTGAAGCGGGTGGAAGAACGGGGCTGACAGCTGTATTTACAGGACTTTTATTCTTACTAACTCTATTTATGTTGCCATTTTTTAAATCAATTCCATCAAATGCTATTTATCCTGTTTTGGTGATGGTTGGTGTTTTAATGTTTAGCGAGCTTACTAAGATAAATTTTGAAGATAAAGCTATCTCAATAGCTGTGTTTTTTATAGTTATTTTAATGCCGCTTACATATTCAATCACAACAGGACTTGCATTTGGCTTTATAGCTTACTTTTTTGTTAAGTTAATAAAAAGAGAGTTTAAAGATATAAATTTAGGTATTATAGTTTTAGCTATCATAAGCGTATTATCATTTGTTATTAAATTCGTAGAGTAG
- the glmS gene encoding glutamine--fructose-6-phosphate transaminase (isomerizing): MCGIVGYIGKKEKKEIILNGLKELEYRGYDSSGMAVMEKENDNIEYFKAVGKIKNLKEKTKDFTSNGQGIAIGHTRWATHGKPTEINAHPHYGEYSFVIHNGIIENYKEIKEDLEKKGVKFLSQTDTEVIVYLFENILKTETNPFKAFEKTVEKLIGSFAILLITKANEDKIFFAKNAVPLIVATNENNEILFSSSDAPIIGMANDAMYLDDGTYGEAEFGKVRFFKNGKEIHPPRKALPKDRNFAQKEGFRFFMEKEIYEQSDVATETLMGRIKNDQIHLDEIDLNMFDGINNIILCACGTSYHAALTASYLFERVAKTRTKVEIASEFRYKDPVLDKDSLFIAISQSGETADTLEALKIAKNNGLKTLAICNVDNSSIVRLANNVLLTRAGIEKGVASTKAFTTQVLTLWMVVLYLAHIKKTLSENELKNEVKSILKVPKILKVPDGLQDKIHRLSKHYLHGHGFFFIGRDVFFPLALEGALKLKEISYLHAEGYASGEMKHGPIALVDERLFTIALLPQNILYDKTRSNVEEIVARDGFVFAISPKEFDLSDDFIKTSDQKHYMCEFFEMLVILQLFALEISIRLGNDVDMPRNLAKSVTVE, translated from the coding sequence ATGTGTGGAATAGTTGGATATATAGGAAAAAAAGAGAAAAAAGAGATTATCTTAAATGGCTTAAAAGAACTTGAATATAGAGGCTATGATAGTTCTGGAATGGCTGTTATGGAAAAAGAAAATGACAACATAGAATATTTTAAAGCTGTTGGAAAAATTAAAAATTTAAAAGAGAAAACAAAAGACTTTACCTCAAATGGTCAAGGAATTGCTATAGGGCATACAAGATGGGCAACACATGGCAAACCAACTGAGATAAATGCTCATCCTCACTATGGAGAATATAGCTTTGTTATTCATAATGGCATTATAGAAAATTATAAAGAGATTAAAGAGGATTTAGAGAAAAAAGGTGTTAAATTTCTTAGCCAAACAGATACAGAGGTGATTGTTTATCTATTTGAAAATATTTTAAAAACAGAAACTAATCCCTTTAAGGCTTTTGAAAAAACTGTAGAAAAACTAATTGGCTCATTTGCCATACTTTTAATAACAAAAGCCAATGAAGATAAGATATTTTTTGCAAAAAATGCAGTTCCACTAATAGTTGCCACAAATGAAAATAATGAAATTTTATTTAGCTCATCAGATGCTCCTATAATAGGCATGGCAAATGATGCAATGTATCTTGATGATGGCACTTATGGTGAGGCAGAATTTGGAAAAGTAAGATTTTTTAAAAACGGAAAGGAAATTCATCCTCCTAGAAAAGCACTTCCAAAAGATAGAAATTTTGCCCAAAAAGAGGGTTTTAGATTTTTTATGGAAAAAGAAATTTATGAACAAAGTGATGTTGCTACTGAAACACTCATGGGAAGAATTAAAAATGATCAAATTCATCTTGATGAGATCGATTTAAATATGTTTGATGGTATAAACAATATAATACTTTGCGCATGTGGAACAAGCTATCATGCAGCACTTACCGCAAGTTATCTTTTTGAAAGAGTAGCAAAAACAAGAACTAAGGTTGAGATAGCAAGTGAGTTTAGATATAAAGATCCTGTTTTAGATAAGGATTCTTTATTTATAGCTATTTCCCAAAGTGGCGAAACTGCAGATACTCTTGAGGCTTTAAAAATAGCTAAAAATAATGGCCTTAAAACACTTGCGATTTGCAATGTTGACAACAGCTCTATAGTTCGTCTTGCTAACAATGTTTTACTAACTCGTGCGGGTATTGAAAAAGGAGTGGCAAGCACTAAAGCCTTTACAACTCAGGTTTTAACACTTTGGATGGTTGTGTTATATCTTGCACATATCAAAAAAACACTTTCAGAAAATGAGCTTAAAAATGAGGTAAAATCAATTTTAAAAGTTCCAAAAATTCTAAAAGTTCCAGATGGTCTTCAAGATAAAATTCATCGCTTAAGCAAGCATTATCTTCATGGACACGGCTTTTTCTTTATAGGAAGAGATGTCTTTTTTCCACTTGCATTAGAAGGTGCTTTAAAACTAAAAGAGATAAGTTATTTGCATGCAGAAGGTTACGCAAGTGGAGAAATGAAACATGGCCCAATTGCCTTAGTGGATGAAAGGCTATTTACAATCGCCCTACTTCCGCAAAATATACTTTATGATAAAACAAGAAGCAATGTGGAAGAGATTGTTGCAAGAGATGGTTTTGTCTTTGCAATTAGCCCAAAAGAATTTGATTTAAGTGATGATTTTATAAAAACATCAGATCAAAAACACTATATGTGTGAATTTTTTGAAATGTTAGTAATTTTACAATTATTTGCTCTTGAGATATCAATTAGACTTGGAAATGATGTTGATATGCCAAGAAATTTAGCAAAAAGCGTAACTGTTGAGTAA
- a CDS encoding HIT family protein: MIFEDNLIFIEKEDSEIPWVKIFSKKGYKELSDCDKKTRDRLFEVMLIVEKTMLKYYKPDKINIASFANYVPRVHIHIMARFKSDSFFPEPMWGKKQRDGNLNLPNFDGFIELLLSNLKS; the protein is encoded by the coding sequence GTGATTTTTGAAGATAATTTAATTTTTATAGAAAAAGAAGATAGTGAAATTCCTTGGGTTAAAATTTTTAGCAAAAAAGGGTATAAAGAGCTAAGTGATTGTGATAAAAAAACAAGAGATAGGCTTTTTGAGGTAATGTTAATAGTTGAAAAAACAATGCTTAAATACTATAAGCCTGATAAAATAAATATAGCTAGTTTTGCAAACTATGTTCCAAGAGTTCATATCCACATAATGGCAAGATTTAAAAGTGATAGTTTTTTCCCTGAGCCAATGTGGGGCAAAAAGCAAAGAGATGGAAATTTAAACTTGCCAAATTTTGATGGATTTATAGAGCTGTTATTATCAAATTTAAAAAGCTAA
- a CDS encoding ABC transporter ATP-binding protein, which produces MSFLELKNINFSYVKNKPLIENLSLRLSRGDSLAILGKSGSGKSTILRLISGFESPDSGKILLEEKDITYMPPQRRNIGYLFQDYALFPHLSVYKNIAFGVGKKDKDRVHELLEIIHMSDFKDVYPHTLSGGQQQRVALARALAPNPKLILLDEPFSALDTGLRSEIRSQIKEILNSLKISSILVTHDMEDVKEFATKTFEI; this is translated from the coding sequence ATGAGTTTTCTAGAGTTAAAAAATATTAATTTTTCTTATGTGAAAAATAAACCTTTGATAGAAAATTTAAGCTTAAGACTTAGCAGGGGAGACTCTCTTGCTATACTAGGAAAAAGTGGCAGTGGAAAGAGTACGATACTAAGGTTGATATCTGGCTTTGAGAGCCCAGATAGTGGGAAGATATTGTTAGAGGAAAAAGATATCACATATATGCCACCACAACGTAGAAATATAGGGTATCTTTTTCAAGATTACGCTCTTTTTCCGCATTTAAGTGTCTATAAAAACATAGCTTTTGGTGTTGGTAAGAAAGATAAAGATAGAGTTCATGAACTTTTAGAGATTATCCATATGAGTGATTTTAAAGATGTTTATCCACATACTCTAAGTGGTGGACAACAGCAAAGAGTAGCACTTGCTAGAGCTTTAGCACCAAACCCAAAGCTTATTTTGCTAGATGAACCATTTTCAGCCCTAGATACCGGACTTAGATCAGAAATTAGATCTCAAATCAAAGAGATACTAAATAGCTTAAAGATATCTTCAATTTTAGTAACGCATGATATGGAAGATGTAAAAGAATTTGCTACTAAAACATTTGAAATTTAG
- a CDS encoding ABC transporter permease, translated as MNIVIKFTKRPNWSLLLSFFILFLITIPIFYIVIHIFNDIKPTTKTLFDTYLMIYIKNSFIIVFFTAIFTTIIGVFLAYFETFYEYKFRNFFRFTLILPFAFPSYLFGYIYTDFFSYSGWFITWLRVNYDIRLHFDIMNIYGCIFILTIAFFPYVYILLRGFLSKFSLNLIESAQSLGKSDLYIFFKVVLPLSRAAIVAGTSLCIMECLNAYGVPNYFGLHVFSTGIYKAWVGYQDLNAAIKLAGILLSIVFSLMILEKIFRKPYSMTTTKNRVFSRKKLSKKNEIIVLTLFFTILFVSLILPTIHLFVWISRTFNYIDWGNLILISKNTILLTIISTVMIILISLFLNETIRFKKGKTKEMFSTLANMGYSIPGSVIAIGMLILFISIDHFLGNFYKNLGIDKNLVLTLSPIILMFSYCIRFLCLGYNGIEAGLKRVNPSYHESSLSLGKGKFQTFLKVDLPMIQTSIYSAFILIFIEIIKELPLASLLSPPNFKTLAFEMDRYASDEQLAMTSVPAFVVVVICLVLLIVFNVIQKKAKK; from the coding sequence TTGAACATAGTTATAAAATTTACAAAGAGACCTAATTGGTCTCTTTTATTGTCTTTTTTTATACTTTTTTTAATCACTATACCTATTTTTTATATAGTTATACATATTTTTAATGATATAAAACCTACAACTAAAACTCTTTTTGATACATATCTTATGATATATATAAAAAATAGTTTTATAATAGTATTTTTTACGGCTATATTTACTACAATTATAGGTGTGTTTTTAGCATACTTTGAAACTTTTTATGAGTATAAATTTAGGAATTTTTTTAGATTTACTCTGATACTGCCTTTTGCATTTCCTAGTTATCTGTTTGGGTATATTTATACAGATTTTTTTAGCTATTCTGGTTGGTTTATAACTTGGCTTAGAGTAAATTATGATATAAGATTGCATTTTGATATTATGAATATTTATGGGTGTATTTTTATACTGACTATAGCTTTTTTTCCATATGTTTACATACTTTTAAGAGGGTTTTTATCAAAATTTTCATTAAATTTAATAGAAAGTGCTCAAAGTCTTGGAAAAAGTGATCTTTATATATTTTTCAAAGTAGTTTTACCGCTTTCAAGGGCAGCAATAGTTGCAGGAACATCTCTTTGTATAATGGAGTGTTTAAATGCTTATGGTGTTCCAAATTACTTTGGATTGCATGTGTTTAGCACAGGTATATATAAAGCATGGGTTGGTTATCAGGATTTAAATGCAGCTATAAAATTAGCTGGTATTTTGCTTTCTATAGTTTTCTCATTAATGATTTTAGAAAAAATTTTTAGAAAACCATACAGTATGACAACTACTAAAAACAGAGTATTTAGTAGGAAAAAACTTAGTAAAAAAAATGAAATTATTGTTTTAACTCTATTTTTTACAATACTTTTTGTATCGTTAATACTACCTACAATTCATCTTTTTGTATGGATTTCAAGGACATTTAATTATATAGATTGGGGTAATTTAATCTTAATAAGTAAAAACACTATTTTATTAACTATAATATCTACGGTAATGATAATTTTAATATCGCTGTTTTTAAATGAAACAATTAGATTTAAAAAAGGAAAAACAAAAGAGATGTTTTCTACACTTGCAAATATGGGGTATAGCATACCAGGTTCTGTTATAGCCATAGGCATGTTGATACTTTTTATATCTATTGATCATTTTCTTGGCAATTTTTATAAGAATTTGGGTATTGATAAGAATTTAGTATTAACACTAAGTCCTATAATACTTATGTTTTCATATTGTATAAGATTTCTTTGCTTAGGGTATAATGGTATAGAAGCAGGTCTTAAAAGAGTAAATCCAAGTTATCATGAATCATCTTTAAGTTTAGGTAAAGGTAAATTTCAAACATTTTTAAAGGTTGATTTACCGATGATACAAACAAGCATATATAGTGCTTTTATATTAATTTTTATTGAGATAATTAAAGAACTACCTCTTGCTAGTTTGCTATCTCCACCAAATTTTAAAACTCTTGCTTTTGAGATGGATAGATATGCTTCTGATGAGCAACTTGCTATGACATCGGTTCCTGCATTTGTTGTTGTGGTTATATGTTTAGTTTTGTTGATAGTTTTTAATGTAATCCAAAAAAAGGCAAAAAAATGA
- a CDS encoding Fe(3+) ABC transporter substrate-binding protein, whose translation MKKKIVLATLFGATLLMASDVVNIYTSRHYDSDKIVYEMFTKETGIKVNVVQDKVDPLIKKLELEGKDTTADVFMTVGFGDLYKAKQEGLLQPISSKIVDENIPSNLMDKDKNWVGITYRARIVVYDPAKTKVEELSTYEDLATPKWKGKILTRSSTSSYNKHLIAFMIAKDGEEKASSWAKGLTENFARSPKGNDRDQAKAILAGDGEIAIMNSYYMGRMSASKDPIEQEVAKKLKIFFPNQNDGGTHINLSGAGITKYAKNIENAKKFIEFLTNVEAQEIFSKYNYEYPANPNAKTADVVKSWGEFKASTLDFDLISQSVQKAQSVADKAGWQ comes from the coding sequence ATGAAAAAAAAGATTGTTTTAGCAACTCTGTTTGGTGCTACACTTCTAATGGCAAGCGATGTTGTAAATATATATACTTCAAGACATTATGATTCAGATAAGATTGTGTATGAAATGTTTACCAAAGAAACAGGCATTAAAGTAAATGTCGTTCAGGATAAGGTTGATCCCTTAATTAAAAAGTTAGAGCTTGAGGGTAAAGATACCACAGCTGATGTATTTATGACAGTTGGTTTTGGAGATCTTTATAAAGCTAAACAAGAAGGATTATTACAACCAATTAGTTCTAAAATAGTTGATGAGAATATACCCTCAAATTTAATGGATAAAGATAAAAACTGGGTTGGTATAACATATAGAGCTAGAATAGTTGTTTATGATCCTGCAAAAACTAAAGTAGAAGAGCTTTCAACTTATGAGGATTTAGCTACTCCAAAATGGAAAGGTAAAATTCTAACTCGCTCTTCAACTTCATCATACAATAAACATTTAATTGCATTTATGATAGCAAAAGATGGAGAGGAAAAAGCTAGTTCTTGGGCAAAAGGGTTAACTGAGAATTTCGCAAGATCTCCAAAAGGAAATGATAGAGATCAAGCAAAAGCTATACTAGCTGGTGATGGCGAAATTGCTATTATGAACAGTTATTATATGGGTAGAATGTCTGCTTCAAAAGATCCAATAGAACAAGAAGTTGCTAAAAAATTAAAGATATTTTTTCCAAATCAAAATGACGGCGGAACACATATTAATCTAAGCGGTGCAGGGATTACAAAATATGCTAAAAATATTGAAAATGCTAAAAAGTTTATAGAGTTTTTAACTAATGTAGAGGCACAAGAGATTTTCTCAAAATATAACTATGAATACCCAGCGAATCCAAATGCTAAAACAGCTGATGTGGTTAAGTCTTGGGGAGAGTTTAAAGCTAGCACTTTGGACTTTGATCTGATTAGTCAAAGTGTTCAAAAAGCTCAAAGCGTAGCTGATAAAGCTGGATGGCAATAA
- a CDS encoding alpha-hydroxy-acid oxidizing protein, with product MRADDAKRFVKAVAMGADAVAVGRPILYGLGLDRSQGVKSVIDFLNKDLVAVLILSDAGKLSDLDSSYIDIVGENSKFSTYK from the coding sequence TTGCGTGCTGATGATGCTAAAAGATTTGTTAAAGCTGTTGCTATGGGTGCAGACGCAGTTGCTGTTGGTCGCCCTATTCTCTATGGTCTAGGACTGGATAGATCCCAAGGTGTTAAATCAGTAATTGATTTTTTAAATAAAGATTTAGTAGCAGTACTAATACTAAGTGATGCAGGTAAATTATCAGATTTAGATTCAAGTTATATTGATATAGTTGGTGAAAATTCAAAATTCAGTACCTATAAATAA
- a CDS encoding cache domain-containing protein yields MAIKKYFDFNSELLLNTIEEERLNVLTVSLILSSNKDIKKCILEKEDNQCSTTLNNYVETLKNIPLYSNILIHVHSKDFKSIARSWNSKLHGDDLSTFRYTLLNTKLNMKPLAGIEVGRCGVFSRGISPVLDKKEFIGSIEVMLDFSHLYKLAKSQGYNLFMIIDKRYSTDCFYSKHNILKNHILLNPEYANLNIAPMLNEINLNDKNLQKIGKNYLYSKPFKDVNNNLIGHIVMHINEDDKERSFSTLHSIFK; encoded by the coding sequence TTGGCTATAAAAAAATATTTTGATTTTAATAGTGAGCTTTTATTAAATACCATTGAAGAAGAAAGACTTAATGTTCTCACTGTATCGTTGATACTTTCTAGCAATAAAGATATTAAAAAATGCATATTAGAAAAAGAAGACAATCAATGTTCCACAACTCTAAATAACTATGTCGAAACCTTAAAAAATATACCACTTTATAGTAATATATTAATACATGTTCATTCAAAAGATTTTAAAAGTATAGCTAGAAGCTGGAACTCCAAGCTTCATGGAGATGACCTTAGCACTTTTAGATACACTCTTTTAAATACAAAATTAAATATGAAACCATTAGCAGGGATTGAAGTAGGAAGATGTGGGGTTTTTTCTAGAGGAATTTCTCCTGTTTTAGATAAAAAAGAATTTATTGGTAGTATTGAGGTTATGCTAGATTTTTCACATCTTTATAAACTAGCAAAATCCCAAGGGTATAATCTTTTTATGATTATAGATAAAAGGTATTCGACTGATTGCTTTTATTCTAAACATAATATACTAAAAAACCATATTTTATTAAATCCAGAATACGCAAATTTAAATATAGCACCTATGTTAAATGAGATAAATTTAAATGATAAAAATTTACAAAAAATTGGAAAAAATTATCTTTATTCAAAACCTTTTAAAGATGTAAATAATAACCTCATAGGCCATATAGTTATGCACATAAATGAAGATGATAAAGAAAGATCTTTTTCAACCCTGCACTCTATTTTTAAATAA